Sequence from the Corallococcus sp. EGB genome:
TCCCCACCTCGCGCACGGCGGCCTCCACCACCGCGCGGGGCGACGCGCTGACCACGTAGCAGTCCACGCCCTGGCCGCGCGCCCACTCCACCACGCGGCGGGCCTCCGGATGGACGCGAGCCGCCACGCCCCGGCGTGACACGACGTCGTGGGCGAAGCCTCGCAGCTCCTCCGCGTGCCAGCCGGCGAAGATCCACGCCATCATCTCGTAGGTGTCCTTCTCCGGCAGGCGCCCTGCCTCGAACGCCTTGAACAGCCCATGCGCCAGGGTCACCGCGTCCGGATGCGCCTCCACGCCATGGCGCGCGCCCAGCGACTCCAGGGCCACGCGCGCCTCGGGGCGCACACCGCCATGGTCCAGCAGGGCCATGAACAGGTCATCGCCCACGTCCCCGCTCCACAGCGTCCCGTCCCCATCGAAGGCCAGCACGCCGTCCGGCGTCCGCTCCACCTCGCGACGGATGCGCTCCAGCGTCTCCTCGACCCGCTCGATCCTCATGGCCGGCATCCTCGCTGGCCCCCTGTCCGGTGTCATCCGTCCCCAGGAAGCCAGGGCACGGGATGTTCACCCGCCAGGGGGAAAGCGTGACTACCCTCCGGGGCATGGCACGAACCGAGAAAGAGAAGATGCTCGCGGGCGAACTGTACGTGGCCACCGACCCGCAACTGATTGCCGAGCGGGCCCGCGCTCGCAAGCTCCTGCGTTCCTACAACCAGTCCACCCAGGACGAACTGCCGCTGCGTGAAAGCCTGCTCCAGGAGCTGCTGGGCAAGGTGGGCGCGGGCACGTGGGTCGAACCGCCGTTCAACTGCGATTACGGCGAGCACATCCGGCTGGGCGACCGCGTCTTCATGAACTTCAACTGCGTCATCCTGGACTGCAACACGGTGACGATTGGCGACGACGTGTCCTTCGGTCCGAGCGTGCAGGTGTACGCGGCCACGCATCCCCTGGACCCGGATGAACGCATCAAGGGCCCTGAGCTGGGCAAGCCCATCACCATCGGCTCCAAGGTGTGGATTGGCGGCGGGTCCATCATCTGCCCGGGCGTCACCATCGGCGAGGGGACCACCATCGGCGCGGGCAGCGTGGTGACGCGGGACATTCCCGCGTACGTCTTCGCCGCGGGAAATCCCTGCCGCGTCATCCGGAACCTCCGGTAGCAGGGCTCCACGGCGGGGACTTCAGGCCACGGCCTCGTGGGTCTCGGTGACGCCCTGGTACTGGTACGCGCCGCTGTCATATGGGGTGATGGCGTCGTCGGCCTTCTTGGTGCAGGCCGCAGCGGTGGGGTCGAAGGCCTGGAACTGGCCCTTGTCGTCCTTGAACTCCACCCACGCATGGTCGCCCCGGTCCGTCTTGCCGAAGACGACGTGCGCTTCCACGCCGGCCTGCTCGAAGCGCTGCTCGGCCTCGATGGCCATGTCCACGCAGACGCCGGACTTGGACGCGTCGAAGTTGCTGGCGTTCTTCATGGCGGCATCCCACGTCTTGCCGCCCGAGTAGTCGTACTTCCAGGACGTGGCCTCCTTCGCGATGTCCTGGGCCACCTGATCCGCGCTCTTGCCGGAGGACGGGCCCTTCGCGCCCTGCGCCTGCGTGGGAGGCGGCGTGGGCTGCGCCTGGGCGGGAGCCGGAGCCGGCTGGGGCTTCTGGGCCTGGGCCTTGGATGGCTCGAAGCTGTCGCGCCGCCAGTTCTGCTGGAAGCGCTGTGCGCCGGTGGGCTTCGGGCCCTGGGCCTTCGCACCCTCGCCCTTCAGCAGGGACTCCTTCGTCAGACCCAATTCCTTGAGCAGCGCGGCGAACTCCTTGGGCTGCTTCGCGGAGTCCACCGTCTTCACCGGCGAGCCGTCCGGAGTGACGACCTTCACCACGACATTCCGTGGGGCCTGCGCGGCATCGGCGGGGCGGTTCGCCAACGGGTTGGAGGACGGACGCGACAGGGAGGAGATCGCCATGGGACAGGGCCTCGAAGAAACCGCGGGGATGCCTGTCCCATGAGCACGGCGCATGCCAGCACGCGTGCCCCATGAGGTGGAAGCCAAACCCCTGTGTTTCCTGAGCCCGTGGGCCCGTCCTCGTCAGCGAAGGCCGGCGGGGCTGATGACAACCGTTGGCGGGCTGGTGTCCGGTGTCATCACCCCACGGACCTACGCTGAGTCGGAGGTGCCGTCGGGCTCCGGTTCCTCCGGCCCCTCCACGGTGCGCTCCAGCGTGCGAGCAAGCGCGGCGCGGGCCTCCGAGGCCTCCTCGCTCCCAGCCCGCGAGGGAGCAGGCACCGTCGACTCCAGCTCATCCGGATGCAGGCGGAACCACTTTGCGACGAGCATCACCTCCTGGGCCTCCTGCGCGCGAAGGCCAATCGCCTCCGGCTCCGGCACGGAGAAGATGTCCTGCACGCGCGCGTCCAGCATCGCGTGCTCCTCCGGAGTCTGGGGCGCGGGCACCTCCGCGCGGATCCGTCCCCGTCTGAGCACGTACACGCGGTCCTCGCCGCCGTGTCCGCGCACCGTGTAGACGAGCGACAGCCGCCGCAGTGTGCGGCCCAGCTCGACGATCCACGCCTGCACGTTCTCCAGCCGCTCCGCGCGGTCGCGAAGCTCCGCCGCGTATTCGAACTGGAGCCGCCGCGCCGCCATCGCCATGCGCTCGCGGAGGATGACCAGCGGCCGGTCCGACTCGCCATTGAGGAACGCCCGCGCCAGCGCGACCTGCGCCAGGTACTCCGCCGTCGTGCACCCGCCGGCGCATGGAGACAGACACCGCGCCGTCTGCCCGCGCATGCACCGGGGGTCGTCCTTCAGGGGGAAGAGCTGGATCTGATCCGCCAGCCGCATGGGCGTCTCGGACGGGCAGTCGCGCAGCTCCAGCAGGTCATTCACCGCGCGCACCACGTCCGCCATGGTGTGCCGGCCGTGGAAGGGCCCGAAGTACTCCGCGCTCCCGCCACCGCCGGGCTGCCCCACCACGCGCAACCGGGGCACGGCCTCACGCGTGAGCTGGAGGAAGCAGTGCGCGCGGTCGCGCTTGTGCTCCACGTTGAAGAGGGGCCGGTGGCTCTTGATCAGCCGGAACTCATGGAGGAGCGCGGCGAACTCGCTGGCCGTGTACTCCCACTCCACCTGGTGCGCCTGGGCGACGATCTCCCAGGCCTTCTCGCCCTCCTCCGCGCGGAAGTACGACAGGAGCCGCGTGCGCACGCGCACGGACTTGCCCACGTAGAGCAGCTCTCCAGCGGGGCCGAGGAACCGGTACACACCGGGCCGGTTCTCCGCGCTCGCGCGGACGTGACTCAGGAGGCTGGCGACGCGCGGGTCCATGCGGCGAAGAAGCCCCGGAGCCGCAAGCCCCGGGGCACCGCAGGCTACCCCGCCACGTCCCGCCGCACCGCTGCCAGAGCGACTCGGGTCGCAACCCGGCCGGAGGGCGGGCGGAGGGACGCGCGCCCGGACTTCAGCCCACGTCCTTCAGGGTGGCGGCGGAAGCGGCGGCCTCGTCCTTCAAATCCTTGGGCGTGGCGATGGCCGTCTTCAGCTCGCGGTACGTCTGCGCGTAGCCGTTGCGCAGGATGCCCTCGCGCACGCGCTCCATGAGCTTCTGGTAGTGCCGCACGTTGTGCACGGACAGGAAGCGCGAGCCCAGGTGGTGCTTGCCGCGCATCAGGTGCTGGAGGTAGCCGCGCGAGTACTTCTTGCACACGTAGCAGTCGCACTCGGGGTCGAGCGGCCCGTCCTCCAGGCGGTACGCGGTGCGGGAGATGCGCACCAGGCCCTGGAAGGTGTACGCGTAGCCCTGCTGCGCCATCTTCGTGGGGATGATGCAGTCGAACATGTCCACGCCGCGCAGCACCGCCTCCAGGAGGTCCGTAGGCGTGCCCACGCCCATCAGGTAGCGCGGCTTGTCCTGCGGCAGGGACGCGGTGGCGCGCTCGGTCATCGTGTCGCGCTCCACCTTGGTCTCCCCCACCGCCAGCCCGCCGATGGCGAAACCGTCAAAGGGCAGCTTCGTGAGGAACGCGGCGCTCTCATCGCGCAGGTGCGGGTGCACGCCGCCCTGGACGATGCCGAACAGCGCCTGGCCCGTGGGGCGCGCCTCCTTCGCGGCGAGGCTGCGCACGGCCCAGCGGTGGGTGCGCTCCATGGCCTCGCGGGTGCCGGCCTCGTCCGTGCGCGAGTCGATGCACACGTCCAGCACCATCATGATCTCCGAGTTGATCGCCTGCTGCATGGCGATGCTGGACTCGGGGCTCAGGAGCCGGCGGCTGTTGTCGTAGAAGCTGCGGAAGTGCGCGCCCTTCTCCGTGATGAGCCGGTCCTCCGGCAGGGAGAAGATCTGGAACCCGCCCGAGTCCGTGAGCACGGCGCCGTCCCAGCCCATGAAGGGGTGGATGCCGCCGAAGCGCTCGAAGACCTCCGGGCCGGGCCGGAGCATCAGGTGGTAGGTGTTGGCGAGGAGGACCTTGGCCCCCGTCTCCTTGACCTCCTCCATGGCGAGGTGGCGGAAGCCGGCGTGGGTGGCCACCGGCATGAACATCGGCGTGGGGAAGGACCCCTTGCGGGTGTGGAGGATGCCCGTACGGGCGCCGGTGGGGTCGGTATTGAGGAGCTCGAAGCGGACGGCCATTGCCGGGCCTTATACCCAGCCCGCCCGTCCGAGGGCACCCGCTTCCTGGGGCTGCCCGCCTGGCCAGCAGGAGGCCCGGAGCCCCCCTCCTCCCTCGGAAGGCCCCGGTTTCCCTACCCGGCCCCCGGGGGCTGGGGAATGGCGGGGAGTGGAAGCCGGCATTTCCCGGGCAGGTCGGCGGTTACATTGGGTCCTCCGGTACGCCGCCGGGCTTCGATTTACCGCGCGTCTTGGGTCGCCGCGCCATTTCCGTTACAAGCCGCCGCCATGTTCAACGTCATCAACGTCTCCAAGGCCTATGGGCCCAAGAAGCTGTTCGAGGAGGTCAACGTCGCCTTCTCGCCGGGCCGTCGCTACGGCCTGACTGGTCCGAACGGGGCCGGCAAGTCCACGTTCATGAAGATCCTCGCGGGAGACGAGGAGCAGGACATGGGCGAGATCATCCGCCCGCGCAAGCTGGGCATCCTGCGCCAGGACCACTTCCGCTACGAGAACGACCGCGTCATCGACGTGGTGTTGATGGGCAACCGCCACCTGTGGGCGGCGATGGACGAGAAGAACAAGCTGCTCGCCAAGGCCGACATCACCGAGGAGGACGGCAACCGGCTGGGTGAGCTGGAAGGCGTCATCGCGGAAGAGGACGGCTACTCCGCGGAGAGCGACGCGGCCACGCTGCTCGCCGGCCTCGGCATCGAGGAGTCCTTCCATGAAGGGCCCATGCGTCAGCTGACGGGCGGCCTGAAGCTGCGAGTGCTGCTCGCGCAGGCGCTGTTCGGCAAGCCCGAGGGGCTGCTGCTCGACGAGCCCACGAACAACCTGGACATCGACTCCATCCGCTGGCTGGAGAACTTCCTCCATGTGTACGAGGGCGTGCTGATCACCATCAGCCACGACCGGCACTTCCTGAACTCCATCTGCACGCACATCGCGGACATCGATTACGAGACCATCATCCAGTACACGGGTGGTTACGACGACATGGTCCGGCAGAAGTCGCAGCTGCGGACCCGGGTCGAGTCCGAGACGGCGGAGAAGAAGAAGAAGATCGCCCAGTTGCAGGACTTCGTGGCGCGCTTCCACGCGGGTACGCGCGCGTCGCAGGTGCAGAGCCGCATCAAGCAGATCGAGAAGCTGAAGACGGAGGACCTGAAGCGCTCGAACATCGCGCGGCCGTTCATCCGGTTCGACCAGAAGGTGGCGAGCGGCCGTCAGACGCTGATGTTCGAGGGGCTGCAGAAGTCCTTCGACGGGGTGCCGGTCATCAAGCCCTTCACCGGCCTGGTCTGCAAGGGCGAGCGCATCTGTGTGATTGGCCGCAACGGCGTGGGCAAGTCGACGCTGGTGAAGATGCTGGCGGGCAAGCTGGAGCCGGACGCGGGCAGCATCACCTGGGGCCACCAGGCGACGGTGGGCTACCTGCCGCAGGACCACCACGGCGTCATCCACAAGGGCACGACGTGCTTCGGCTACCTCCGGGAGATCAGCGAGAAGCTGACGAACGAGGAGATTTCCGGCGTGTTGGGCCGGATGCTCTTCTCGGGTGAGGAGCGGATGAAGAACACGGACACGCTCTCCGGTGGTGAGACGGTGCGCGTGCTGTTGTCCAAGCTGATGATCATGCAGGACAACGTGTTGATCCTCGACGAGCCGACGAACCACCTGGACCTGGAGTCCATCGCGGCGCTGGCGGAAGGCCTGGCGAAGTTCGAAGGCACGGTCATCTGCGTGACGCACGACCAGGAGCTCATCTCCGAGGTCGCGACCCGCATCTGGAGCCTGGAGGCGGGCAAGGACGTGCTCGACTTCAACGGCCCCTACTCCGAGTTCATGGAGAAGCACGCGGACGCGGCGCTGAAGCGCCGGTAGCCTTTCGTCACTCCAGGCTGTGCCCACGCCGCCCGTTTCCGGTCCTCCGGAAGCGAGGCGGCGTTCTCGTGTGCGTGTCAATACCTCTCACGGGGGATGCCCGCGTCGCCGGGAATGCGCCACAACCTGGAGTGCCAGGTCGTCCCACCCATGACGACCCGGGGGGCGAACCCATCCATGAATCCGCACGACTTGGTCCTGCTGAAAGAGCTTCAGCGGCAACGCACCCGGTTGCTGGATCTGAGCGCGACCAACCGGCTCCTCAACTTCAAGCACACGGCCAGGACGTCGCTGCGAATCGTGGATGAGCTTCCAGGCGTCGTCTTCGAGCGGCTGAGCAACCACCGCGCGCTCACCTTCCTCCCGGTGCCGCCTCCGGAAACAGAACCCGGGCATGAGGCTTCCGACCCCACCGCCGCGACCGTGGTGTTCTCGATGACGGAGGAGAGCACCAGCAGGGACTCCCGGCAGAGGCTGCTGCTTCAACAGGCGAAACGCCTGGGCATCGACACCCGGTATGAGCTGCCGCAGGCGGGCGCGGCGGAAAGCGGCACCAGTCCTCGCAAGCACCAGGACCGCCATCTGCAGACGCTGTACTTCCCGGAGGATCTGGAGAGCCACCTGCACCGCCTCCATGGCCTCGCACAGACGGCCATTCAGGAGACAGGGGCCAACCTGCTCCACATCGCCTTCGGATTCCTGCGTTGGTACGAGTCCGGCGATTCGCGGCAGGAGAAGCCCCGCTGCGCGCCTCTGGTGCTCATGCCCGTGAGCCTCAAGCGCGGCCAGGCCCACCCGGACACGCAGGTCCATGCCTACGAGGTGGACTACAACGAAGGCGAGTCCATTGAGCTGAACCTCACGCTTCAGGAGAAGTTGAGGCAGGAGTTCGGCATCACACTGCCTGCATTCTCCGCGGAGGAAGGGCTGGAGGCGTACTTCGCGAAGGTGACGGCGCTGTTGAAAGGCCTTCGTCCAGGATGGGGCCTGGAGCGACAGGTGACCCTGACGCTGCTGTCCTTCGGACGGCTCCTGATGTGGCGGGACCTGGAACCCTCTCGATGGCCGCAGAACAGCCCCCTGCTGACGAACCCGCTCGTCCGGACGTTGATGGGAGGCCAGGCCCAGGCGAACGAGCCAGGCGGAGGAGGCGCAGCCATCCGGGAACGCCGGAACGAGGTCTACGACCTGGACGCGCCGGAGGCTTCTCCCCCACCGCTCATCACTGACGCGGACAGCAGCCAACACAGCGTGCTGGTGGATGTGCTTCGAGGCGAGAACCTGGTGGTGCAGGGGCCCCCAGGCACCGGGAAGTCACAGACCATCACCAACCTCATCGGCGCGGCGCTGGCGGCGGGCAAGACCGTGCTGTTCGTCACCCAGAAGCTGGCGGCGCTGGAGGTCGTCTCGCGCCGTCTCCAACAGGCCGGGCTGGGCGAGTTCTGCCTGGAGCTCCACAGCCACAAGACCCAGAAGCAGCAGTTCATGGAGGACCTGCGCCGAAGGCTCAAGCTGGATGCGAATGCAGGCGCACCCCGCCCACTTACCGAACAAGTCTCAAGCGCGGCCAGCATCCTGCGCGCTCATTCCGAGCGAATGCACAAGCCATTCGGGATGCTCGGCATGTCACCGCACGACGTGTTCTGGAAGGTCAGTCGCGCCGAAGCGGAACTGGGCGATGCGGTTGTTGAACTGGATGGCCTCCGCTTCGAGGGCGCAGAAGAAATGTCCCCCACGTCCCTGGCGGAGGTTCGCGACGCGGTTCGGGGGCTCGCGGCGCAACTGGCGGACGTCCGCCGCGTTGCCCCTCTCCCCTCGGCCCATCCCTGGGCGGGGGTGACGAACGACGCGCTGACCGACAAGGAGCGCCAGACGCTCATTCAACGGTTCGCATCCTGGGAGGAGTCCGCGCTGCGCCTGGAGAAGGCGCTGGCTGCCTTCACCACCCGCACAGGCGTCACGCCCAGGTCGAGCGTACTCGCGGCGGATGCCCTGGTCTCCGCCGTCCGGGTTCTGCCGCCGCTTCCAGAGGGAGCACCTCCGGAACTGGTCCCTGTCCTCCTTGATTCAGCGCAACGCGAGGGATTGCGCACCCTGCTCGACGCCATCGAGTCGGTCCAGGCGCAATGGGCAGGGTTGGAGGCGGGCTGGCGTTCCCAGGAGGCTCTGACTGCGCCCGCGCTGCGTGCAGCGGAGGCCGTCCTCGACATCGCCCTGCGCCTGCTTTTCCCCGACACCACGATGGTCACCCTGACACGCGCGCACGAGGCCGTGGGAGGAGCGGCCCGGGCCCTGGAGCAGGGACGCAGGTTCATGACCGCCGTGGCCTCCAGCCTGGAAGTCGACGTCTCGCTCTGGACGCCTCAACAGCTCCAGATTTTTGCCCGCGTCATCGAAGCGATGGCGGCTCTGGACGAAGCGACTTTGGAGTGGCGGGACGCACGGTGGGTCGAGCGCGAGGTCGAGGAATCGCTTCGGCAGGCCCACGGCACCTGCTCCACATTGAAGGAGCAGGCGCGGGCGCTCTCTGTGCGCTTCATGCCCGAGCTCGTTCCTCCGCTCGCGACGCTCAAGGCGCATGCCGTCGCGGTCTCGACGGCGCCATTCATTCCCTGGCTTTCGAGCCCATGGCGTGCCGCGCGACGGGACTTCCAGGCGATGGCCCACGGGGTCCGTCCGACGCGGCCCGTGTTGAGCCAGGGCTACACGGATCTGCTGGCGCATCACGCCGCACGAGAGCGCTTCCATGAAGACGCGGCCTTGAAAGCGGCCCTGGGCGCCCGCTTCCAGGGAATCGACACGCGCTTCGACCGGATCCTTTCGTGGTTGGACGCCTACCGGACCATCGATGCGTTGCTCCTTCCCCTGGGAGAACGGGGAGCGGAGCTCCGCCGCGCAGTGTTGGAGCGACCGGCGAGCCATTGGCGAGAGGCCCTGGCGAAGGCCCGAGTGCTGGGCGAAGACCTGCCCCAGGTCCGCGACGTCAGCGCTTCGGTGCAGGAAGCCGCGACTCGCATGGGCCTGCCTCACGCGCCCTGGAACACCGAGCCCTGCGGCAAGGCCCAGGACAGCCTCGACGCCCTGCTGAAGCACCTGGGCGAAGTCCTCAAATGGGCACGGATGGGGGACGCTTCGCCTTCCCTGCCCCTTTCCCAGCTCCAAGGCCAGCTGCGCAGGGTGCGCGAGGCCTGCGAAGCCGAGGAGCGGCTGGAGGCCCACGCTCCCGCGGCGGCATTGCCTGGGGTGGTCTACCGGGGCCGGAAGACGTCCATCGCGGGGCCCCGAAGCGCCCTCCGCCATGTCGATGACGTTTTCTCAGCGCCGCTGCCAGAAGGACTCGCGGAATGGCTGCTGCGCGAGGACACCCCACGCAGGCAGGCGGACCTGCTCACGGCCACGAACGAGGTCGAGGCAGCACTTGTCGCCTACAAGGAGTCCGCCGCTCAGGCATGGGGACTGGGGAAGATGGCCCCGGGCGCCTGGGAGGACCTCGCCGCCGAGAAGCCGCTTCAAGCGACGGTCATGCGCCTGCGTCAGGCTCGCGAGCGGGCCGCGACGCTCCCAGCCTGGTGCGCGTACCAACGGCAGAGACGCGCCGTCGCACGAACGCGGGGAACCACGGGCTTCCTGGAGCGCGTCGATACACGTCCTGGACTGGAGCCGGATCGACTGCTCGCGGCTTTCGAAGCCGTCTTCTTCCGCACCCTGGCGGAAGCCGTCCTGCGCGACCAACCGGAGCTCGACCAATTCACGGGCGCCGTCCACGCATCCCAGCGCGAGGAATTCGCGCGCCTGGACACGCATTGCATCGAAAAGCAGGGCCGCTATCTGGCGCGGCAACTCAGCCAGCGTCCGGTTCCTTCTGGCGTGTCCTCGACGAAGGTGGGGGCCATGACGGAGACCCACCTGCTCAAGCACGAGTTGGGAAAGAAGCAGCGCCATCTCCCCATCCGTGAGCTGGTGGCACGTGCCGGCAGTGCACTTCAGACGTTGATGCCCTGCTTCATGATGGGGCCGCAGTCGGTTGCCCAGTACCTACCCGCCGGACAGCTGACCTTCGATCTGGTGGTGATGGACGAGGCCAGCCAGATGCGCCCCGAAGATGCGTTGGGAGCCATTGCGCGAGGACGCCAGCTGGTGGTGGTGGGTGATCCGGAGCAACTCCCTCCCACCAACTTCTTCGCCCAGGTGGAGCAGGAGGACGTCGCTTCTGACGACGAAGAAGGCGACGAAGCCCAGGGGCCATCCTTCCTGGAGGATTCAGAGAGCATCCTCACGGCGGCAGCGGAGCGGTTCCCCACGCGCATGTTGCGCTGGCATTACCGCTCACGCCACCCCGCGCTCATCGCCTTCAGCAACCGTGAATTCTACAACGGCGACCTCATCACCTTCCCCGCTCCAGGCGAACAGTTGGAGGGACTGGGACTCCACTTCCACAAGGTGGAAAAGGGGCTGTACGAGTCCAACCGGAACGTTCCCGAAGCCCGCGAAGTGCTCGCGAAGGTGAAAGAACACGCGCGTACGCGTCCCGAGCAGAGTCTGCTGGTCGTCACGTTGAACTCGAAGCAGCGCGACCTCATCGACGACCTGGTGACGGCCGAGGAGAAGACAGACGCGAGCCTCCGGGCCTTCCTGGCGAAGTGGGAGAAGTCTCCCATGCCCTTCGATGTGAAGAACCTGGAGAACGTCCAAGGCGACGAGCGCGACGCCATCTTCGTGTCGGTCACGTTCGGTCCCGACAAGAACGAGAAGTTCCGGATGAACTTCGGCCCGATCAACCAGGCGGACGGGTATCGCCGGCTGAACGTCCTCTTCACGCGGGCGCGGTGCGCGCTGACGGTGTTCGCGTCCTTCGAACCGTCGGATCTCAAAATCCAGGAGAGCAGCCCCCGCGGGATGCGCGTCCTCCAGCGGTACCTGTTCGAAGCCAGAGGCGAAGCCGTGGCACATGGTGTTGGGAGCGGCCGGCCCCCGGACTCTGACTTCGAGCTCGCCGTCGCGAAGGCGCTCACGGCGCGAGGATTCGAAGTGGTTCCCCAGGTGGGCGTCGCCGGGTACTTCATCGACATGGCCCTCCGGCATCCCCGGCAGCCAGGCCGATACATCCTGGGTGTCGAGTGTGACGGCGAGCGGTATCACTCATCGCGCTCCGCGCGGGACCGCGATCGCCTTCGCGACCAGGTGTTGAAGGGCCTCGGGTGGAACCTTCACCGCATCTGGTCCACGGATTGGTTCCGCTCACCTTCGGAAGAGGTCGCCCGCATCGTCGCGCACGTCGAAGCGCTGCTCCGTGAGGAAGCGGCAGCGGAGCTTCCAGCCGTGGTGCGCGAGGAGCCCCTGGCGGAAAACCAGATGCGCGCCGTCAGCGCCTGACAAGGAGATCTCCATGACCACGATCATTGCCATCGGCCTGGGCACGGCGTGCCTGTTGCTCCTGGGGCTGTGGATTCAGAAGAGAAGCCAGCTGAAAGCAGTGCAGGAGCGCTTCAAGCCCATCCTGGACCTGGAGGCCGAACGGCGCCGGGTCGCCGAGGAATTGACGAAAGCCCGAGCGGACGCGGACGCCGCGATGGCCTCTGAGCAGAAGCGGGTCCAGAACGAGCTGGCGAAGGCCCGGAGCGAGGCGGACAGTGCGCTGGCAACTGAACGGAAGCGGGTGGAGACCGAGCTCGCGAGGGCCAAGGCGGACGTGGAACAGGCCATCGCGGCGGAACAGAATCGGGCGAAGGCCGAGCTGAACCGACTCCGAGAAGAGACGACCCGGACGACGCAAAGCGCGACACGGGCCATGGAGGAGGCTGAAGCACGCCGGAAGCAGGCGAACGCCGAAAGGACCAGCCTGGAGACAGGCATTGCCCGGCTGAAGGCCGAGTTGAAGGTGCTGGAAGAGGAGGAGGTGCTGCTCTCCTTCGGCTTCTACAAGCCGGTGTACGCGCTCTCGTCCGTCAAGGAGTACGAGGACCGGCTGGAGAGGGTCCGCGAAGCACAGAAGCAGATGCTGAAGAACAAGGAGGCCGCCACGTGCTCCATGACGTGGGAGGTGAATGGGAGCAAGGCGGAGGGCAAGAAGCAGATCGACCGGACCTTGAAACTGATGCTCCGGGCCTTCAACGGCGAGGCGGATGCGTGTGTCGCCAAGGTCTCCTACAAGAACGTAAAGGCCATGGAGACGCGCATCGAGAAGGCGGCCGCCGCCATCAATGGTCTCGTGGAGATCCAGAAGTGCGTCATCGCCAGACGCTACGTCAAGCTCAAGGTCGAGGAGCTGATGCTCGCGTACGAATACGCGGAGAAGGTGCAGCAGGAGCGGGATGAGCAGCGCCGCATCCGTGAGCAGATGCGTGAGGAGGAAGCGGCCCAGCGTGAGCTGGAGAAGGCGAAGCTGGAGGCGGAACGCGAGGCAAAACGTGACGCCGAGGCCCTGGCGAAGGCAAAAGCGGACTACGAGCAGGCCAAGGGCTCAGAACAGCAGAAGCTGATGGAGCGCATCGCGGAGCTGGAGCGCCGCGTGGCGGAGGACCTGGAGAAGCAGCGAGCCATCTCCCAGGCTCAGCTCACGAGAACGGGGCATGTCTACGTCATCTCGAACATCGGCTCATTTGGCGAGGGAATCTTCAAGCTGGGGATGACCCGGCGGCTGGTACCCCAGGACCGCATCGACGAACTGGGAGACGCCTCGGTGCCCTTCGAGTTCGACGTTCACGCCATCATCCGGACCTCGGATGCACCGGGCTTGGAGAACGCCCTACACAAAGCCTTCGCGAACCGGCGCGTCAACCGCATCAACGAGCGCAAGGAGTTCTTCCGCTTCAGCCTGGATGAAATCGCGGATGCCGTGCGCAAGCACCATGGTGAGTTTGAGCTGACCCGGATTGCTGAAGCTGCGGAGTACAGAAAGTCACTGGCGTTGCAGGGAGAGGAGAAAAACAATCCCGGTCAAAAAACCGCCGCGTAGTGAGTGAATCCTCAACAACCACACCCACTACCGTGACGGCCCTTGTTCTCCTGCCCTCCGACGATGCGCCTCCTCCAGGCGTCTTGCGTTGGCTCATCTCCTGCGACGAATCCGGAACAGGCGGTTCACCCTCTTACGGCTTCGGGATGCTCTGGATGAACTGGCAAAGGAGCGGGGGCTTCTCCGAACTGATCCGGAGTTCCGAAAGAAGTCCGGTGGGAGATTGACAAACGAGCGCCTGGGAGGGAACCGCGTCGTGTAGGGTCACTCGTGCCATGACTCTTCACCGTTTCCTTGGGCTTCTG
This genomic interval carries:
- a CDS encoding HAD family phosphatase translates to MRIERVEETLERIRREVERTPDGVLAFDGDGTLWSGDVGDDLFMALLDHGGVRPEARVALESLGARHGVEAHPDAVTLAHGLFKAFEAGRLPEKDTYEMMAWIFAGWHAEELRGFAHDVVSRRGVAARVHPEARRVVEWARGQGVDCYVVSASPRAVVEAAVREVGIPPDFVVACTPKEEGGRLLTSVFEPVPYGPGKVNSLRLLTNRPLCAAFGDNVFDLDLLAASRVPVAIRPKPRLRDRAAELPALVQLHPEEA
- a CDS encoding sugar O-acetyltransferase, producing the protein MARTEKEKMLAGELYVATDPQLIAERARARKLLRSYNQSTQDELPLRESLLQELLGKVGAGTWVEPPFNCDYGEHIRLGDRVFMNFNCVILDCNTVTIGDDVSFGPSVQVYAATHPLDPDERIKGPELGKPITIGSKVWIGGGSIICPGVTIGEGTTIGAGSVVTRDIPAYVFAAGNPCRVIRNLR
- a CDS encoding transglutaminase-like domain-containing protein, with protein sequence MAISSLSRPSSNPLANRPADAAQAPRNVVVKVVTPDGSPVKTVDSAKQPKEFAALLKELGLTKESLLKGEGAKAQGPKPTGAQRFQQNWRRDSFEPSKAQAQKPQPAPAPAQAQPTPPPTQAQGAKGPSSGKSADQVAQDIAKEATSWKYDYSGGKTWDAAMKNASNFDASKSGVCVDMAIEAEQRFEQAGVEAHVVFGKTDRGDHAWVEFKDDKGQFQAFDPTAAACTKKADDAITPYDSGAYQYQGVTETHEAVA
- a CDS encoding nuclease — translated: MDPRVASLLSHVRASAENRPGVYRFLGPAGELLYVGKSVRVRTRLLSYFRAEEGEKAWEIVAQAHQVEWEYTASEFAALLHEFRLIKSHRPLFNVEHKRDRAHCFLQLTREAVPRLRVVGQPGGGGSAEYFGPFHGRHTMADVVRAVNDLLELRDCPSETPMRLADQIQLFPLKDDPRCMRGQTARCLSPCAGGCTTAEYLAQVALARAFLNGESDRPLVILRERMAMAARRLQFEYAAELRDRAERLENVQAWIVELGRTLRRLSLVYTVRGHGGEDRVYVLRRGRIRAEVPAPQTPEEHAMLDARVQDIFSVPEPEAIGLRAQEAQEVMLVAKWFRLHPDELESTVPAPSRAGSEEASEARAALARTLERTVEGPEEPEPDGTSDSA
- the tgt gene encoding tRNA guanosine(34) transglycosylase Tgt, which produces MAVRFELLNTDPTGARTGILHTRKGSFPTPMFMPVATHAGFRHLAMEEVKETGAKVLLANTYHLMLRPGPEVFERFGGIHPFMGWDGAVLTDSGGFQIFSLPEDRLITEKGAHFRSFYDNSRRLLSPESSIAMQQAINSEIMMVLDVCIDSRTDEAGTREAMERTHRWAVRSLAAKEARPTGQALFGIVQGGVHPHLRDESAAFLTKLPFDGFAIGGLAVGETKVERDTMTERATASLPQDKPRYLMGVGTPTDLLEAVLRGVDMFDCIIPTKMAQQGYAYTFQGLVRISRTAYRLEDGPLDPECDCYVCKKYSRGYLQHLMRGKHHLGSRFLSVHNVRHYQKLMERVREGILRNGYAQTYRELKTAIATPKDLKDEAAASAATLKDVG
- a CDS encoding ABC-F family ATP-binding cassette domain-containing protein; this translates as MFNVINVSKAYGPKKLFEEVNVAFSPGRRYGLTGPNGAGKSTFMKILAGDEEQDMGEIIRPRKLGILRQDHFRYENDRVIDVVLMGNRHLWAAMDEKNKLLAKADITEEDGNRLGELEGVIAEEDGYSAESDAATLLAGLGIEESFHEGPMRQLTGGLKLRVLLAQALFGKPEGLLLDEPTNNLDIDSIRWLENFLHVYEGVLITISHDRHFLNSICTHIADIDYETIIQYTGGYDDMVRQKSQLRTRVESETAEKKKKIAQLQDFVARFHAGTRASQVQSRIKQIEKLKTEDLKRSNIARPFIRFDQKVASGRQTLMFEGLQKSFDGVPVIKPFTGLVCKGERICVIGRNGVGKSTLVKMLAGKLEPDAGSITWGHQATVGYLPQDHHGVIHKGTTCFGYLREISEKLTNEEISGVLGRMLFSGEERMKNTDTLSGGETVRVLLSKLMIMQDNVLILDEPTNHLDLESIAALAEGLAKFEGTVICVTHDQELISEVATRIWSLEAGKDVLDFNGPYSEFMEKHADAALKRR